In Poecile atricapillus isolate bPoeAtr1 unplaced genomic scaffold, bPoeAtr1.hap1 scaffold_231, whole genome shotgun sequence, a single window of DNA contains:
- the LOC131574309 gene encoding BMP/retinoic acid-inducible neural-specific protein 1-like, producing the protein VVPVLQDVELKVLIQQRGSDGAQGTIQEWLTRVQSLLYCNENGFWGTFLESQRSCVCHGGTSLCQRPIPCIIGGNNSCAMCSLANISLCGSCNKGYKLYRGRCEPQNVDSERSEQFISFETDLDFQDLELKYLLQKMDSRLYVHTTFISNEIRLDTFFDPRWRKRMSLTLKSNKNRMDFIHMVIGISMRICQMRNSSLDPMFFVYVNPFSGSHSEGWNMPFGEYGYPRWEKIRLQNSQCYNWTLLLGNRWKTFFETVHIYLRSRTRLPSLLRNETGQGPVDLSDPTKRQFYIKISDVQVYGYSLRFNADLLRSAVQQVNQSYTQGGQFYSSSSVMLLLLDIRDRINRLAPPVAPGKPQLDLFSCMLKHRLKLTNSEIIRVNHALDLYNTEILKQSDQMTAKLC; encoded by the exons GAGTCGttccagtgctgcaggatgTGGAGTTGAAGGTGCTGATACAGCAGCGTGGGAGTGATGGGGCTCAGGG GACGATACAGGAATGGCTTACCCGAGTCCAGTCCCTGCTGTACTGCAATGAGAACGGGTTCTGGGGGACCTTTCTGGAAAGCCAGCGGAGCTGCGTTTGCCACGGTGGCACCAGTCTGTGCCAGCGCCCCATCCCCTGCATCATTGGGGGCAACAACAGCTGTGCCATGTGCAGCCTTGCCAACATCTCCCTCTGCGGCTCGTGCAACAAGGGCTATAAGCTTTACCGAGGCCGCTGCGAGCCCCAGAACGTGGACTCGGAGCGGAGCGAGCAGTTCATCAGCTTTGAGACGGACTTGGACTTCCAGGACCTGGAGCTGAAGTACCTGCTGCAGAAGATGGACTCTCGCCTGTACGTGCACACCACTTTCATCAGCAACGAGATCCGCCTGGACACCTTCTTCGACCCGCGGTGGCGCAAGCGCATGTCCCTCACCTTGAAGAGCAACAAGAACCGGATGGACTTCATCCACATGGTGATCGGGATCTCCATGCGCATCTGCCAGATGCGCAACAGCAGCCTAGACCCCATGTTCTTTGTCTACGTCAACCCGTTCAGCGGGAGCCACTCGGAGGGCTGGAACATGCCTTTCGGGGAGTACGGCTACCCGCGCTGGGAGAAAATCCGCCTCCAAAACAGCCAGTGCTACAACTGGACCCTGCTGCTGGGCAACCGGTGGAAAACCTTTTTTGAGACCGTCCACATCTACCTACGCAGCCGGACTCGGCTGCCCTCCCTCCTGCGCAACGAGACTGGCCAAGGGCCCGTGGACCTTTCCGACCCCACCAAGCGCCAGTTCTACATCAAGATCTCAGACGTGCAGGTCTACGGCTACAGCCTGCGCTTCAACGCTGACCTCCTGCGCAGCGCGGTGCAGCAGGTCAACCAGTCCTACACGCAGGGCGGGCAGTtctactcctcctcctccgtcATGCTCTTGCTGCTGGATATTCGGGACCGAATCAACCGCCTGGCGCCTCCGGTGGCCCCGGGGAAGCCGCAGCTGGATCTGTTCTCTTGTATGCTCAAGCACCGCCTGAAGCTCACCAACAGCGAGATCATCCGAGTGAACCACGCACTGGACCTGTACAACACCGAGATCCTCAAACAGTCCGACCAGATGACAGCCAAACTCTGCTAA